aattattttttatctttaaatataatatttgtcaCAGTACTTTCTACCATTTAactttaaataatataatatagagtAAGTAGTTTAATACCTGAATTGACCCACAAAAAATTCAAACTCTATATATGAATATATCTTTCACACTATGCTAATCTGGCGGTCACGATAAAAATTAACAAAACATGAAAAAGATATGATCAATTGATATCTCTAATATAGACATAATTACTTCAGCATTAAATAGAAGATAACATTTGCATATATATAAATCTAATGATAAGACTGTGGATAatgatttatttactttatttgttGAATTTTCTTCTCTATATAAACACAAGATATTGGATAAAGACCaacagaaaaggaaaaagaaatagagaaacaataagaaaaagaaaaggttCAATATAATGAAGCAAGAAACAGTGGTCCTTATTGTTGGAGCTGGTCCTGCTGGTATAGCTACTTCTGCTTGTCTAAACCTTAAAAATATTCCAAATATAGTTTTAGAAAAAGATGATTGTTGTGCTTCTTTATGGAGAAAAAGGTCTTATGATAAGTTGAAGCTTCACTTAGCAAATCAATTTTGTGAACTTCCTTACATGTCATTTCCTCCTAATTCACCAACTTTTGTGTCCAAAAAAGGTTTTCTTGAATATTTGGATAGTTATATCACCAATTTCAGTGTTAATCCTTTGTATCAACGTGCCGTTGAGTCTGCATTTTTCAACTGCGTTGATGGCAAATGGCATGTTAAGGCGATGAACGTCGAAAAAAGTGTCGTTGAGAATTATGTTGCTAGCTTTCTTGTTGTTGCCACTGGAGAAAATGGTGAAGGTTTTATTCCAAAAATTGAAGGATTAGATGGATTTGGTGGAACAATCATACATTCTAGTGAGTATGGAAATGGCAAGAATTTTGAAGGTAAAGATGTTCTAGTTGTTGGTTGTGGAAATTCTGGCATGGAAATTGCTTATGATTTGTCTAACTGGGGTGCTCAGACCTCCATTATTGTTCGTAGCCCGGTAAGTTCTCTTCTTTTCGGTCTTTTTTATCTGTCACTTTAATCAAAAAAATTTAGTACAAATTATTCGTCACTTTAGAATAGTCGCAACAGATGCAACTCTTTGGCAACATGTTTAATTATCCGAACCTAGTATTGATTTTAATGCGAAACATAAATTTATATATGAAAACTCATCAAAATTTTAACATATAGTAGATTTAAATTTTAAAGTATAATGAATTCTATGTTAAAAACCATAAAGATCAATCAAGTTTAAATTTGGATTCACCTCTGCTTTAGAATACAATtagaagttattattattatttttttagatTTCACCCTTGATACTCAAAGAAGACATATACTTACGttattatatttaattatttatttacgGAAGAGATAAAGGTAATCTAGCCAAATAATTTTTATGATTAAAAACTATCAAATGCTTTTCTTAATGGGTGTATTGGAGAGAATATCAGTTTTCGCGCCATAAATTTGAATCCCAAGCTACATTTAGGTTCATGCACTTCTTTGTACGGAAAATGAATTAAAAAGAATCTTTCAATTTTGTTGTAAAATAAAGTTCATTGAATTAAGTATATAATGAAAATCATGTTTCTCTTTGGTTTATAGGTACACATACTCACGAAGGAAATAGTCCAAATGGGAATGACTTTACTGAAATACATTCCTTGTAATATAGTGGACAAAACTGTGATGATTTTAAGCAGATTAATATATGGAGATCTTTCTGTCTTAGGGCTACATAGGCCAAACAAGGGTCCTTTTTATCTTAAGAAAGCTACTGGCAGATCTCCTGTTATTGATGTTGGAACTGTGGATCAAATCAAAACAGGAAAAATCAAGGTAGAGGGATTAAAAAtttccattattattattattattattagcacGTTTCCTGATTTAATGATTAATCATTTTTGTCATCAGGTTTTACCTTCGATCAAGAAAATCAAAGGAAATTATGTTGAATTTGCTGATAGTAAGATGGAACAGTTTGATGCCATGGTTTTTGCTACAGGTTACAAAAGCACAGTTACAAAGTGGCTCaaggtatttgataaatataATTAAGGCAAATGTTATATACACTTCAAATTTGGCTCTATGCATCTTTCTGAAATTTCTATGATTTCAGGTTAAagataaaaatgatattttatattttagataAATATTTCTGAGATGAAAAAAAACTGCAATGCTTTGTGTAGGATGATGGAGTGTTATTCAATGAAAATGGGATGCCAAAAAAGAGAAGTCCTTGTCACTGGAAAGGGGAGAAAAGTATTTATTGTGCAGGATTTGCCAACGCTGGATTATTTGGAATTTCATCTGACGCCAAGAATATAGCTGAAGATATCAGTACGATTTTCATATAAACTGATGGTGGGGATCGAGCTTGAGTTTCGACAACGAAAAAATTCACTTCCCCTATTAAGGATTACTTAGTAGATTTTGAATATCGGATGTAtagcaaaatatatatatatatatatatatatatatatatatatatatatatatatatatattctacctCTCTTTACACAAATGGAAAATCATGATGCAGTGCTAGCAATCTCATAGAGCACAATTTTGTATTCTTACATTCCATTTACAAATACTTATATAAGAGAGGTTATGTATTATTGTAGCTTTAATTtcgatttatattttttatccaCAGTTCTatgcttcctttttttttttccttcttcaaTTCAGTAGCACTTTGATTTCGTAATGGAGCTATTTTAGTTCGTTAATGTTTTATTTTCTCACTTAGAGAGTGTATGGTATAGTTTTCTTTGAAATGGACTAATCACCTTTTGGATAAAGATAGCTTCGACAATAACAATTACTGTTTGGTAAAAGTGAGAAAAGTATGAACTTTATTAATTGTTCGTCAATTATTCAATTCTTAGTAATTTGAGTCTATCAGTCACTAATGAACTCACCATAAGCTCTTTCCATACATTTATTACGTAATCCAAATGTACTTTTGAGGTGTGATAAGCCAGTGATTCTTGGTTTTTGACTGTATTTGAGACCTTGTTGGATGATGAGTTGGATAGATCGGAATAGGTTGAAAGCGTTTTGGTTGAATTTTGGTGTTGATTTAGAACATCTTAAAGtaagaaaatgggtgaaaataaaTTTACTATTTTTACGTTGAATGTATATAATGTGAAAAATATCTAAAATTTCAATAAATACTATATTTTTGTAGTCATAATTTAAACCGCCCATAAGTTTAATGTTAAAAACTTTAAAAGTCGTCTAATCTATCAAATTTAATTTCTAAATCCTCCTCGAATTGAAACGTTACAATCAACTATACGTACACCAAGGTCATAAGTTGAAAGATCCAACAATGTTTGGTCTACAACATTTCAAGTAATGCTGCAGAACTAGGAGTCAAATATTGTAAGAACGAAATCATTAAGAAAGTAGAGGAAAGAATTcgctaaaaaaattaaaatggagTTCCTGGAGAATGAACTTTGAAAAGATAAAGTGGAAATTAATATGTAAAAATATACTAAAATAGTCAAAATAAATGAACACGTTCAATCCAATAAAAGTGAACGCTACTTCGTTAGAggacaaaatctgaaattttgtgTGAGGACATTATAGCATCAAAATAGATACTACCGCCAGACAGGAAATTTTAATATGAGATAAATTAGTGTCCTATTAGCGTTTTTTTGAGCTTTGGGTAAACCACATGACCCTAATTCACATTATTTCAGATGGGAAAGAATTACCAAATTAAATGTACACTATTGGAGAGAGTTCTTACAGTAAGCTCCAATGCACAAATGCACCACTGATCTATCAACTGAAGAGAGCCATCAGCGCGCTAGCTGCAAGAAGAAAAGCTTATCGCGCCTATGTGCTACGCAAAGACGAAGGGTTTGTGGGACAAACTACAAATACTAAATCCTCTATCAGTCTAGAGACGGATctaaaatttaaagtttatgggttcCTACAGTGATTTCAAATTAATAATTGGATTTACAatctaatatttataaatatttaataattttttatacaTATATAAGGTATGGCCAAAAGTTAATGAATTCGCGAAAATTCACTAATTAACCTCTAAATTCGCCATGCCACAATGTACTTGTGGTTGCATATGTGGAGTAGGAAAGAATTGCGAGCAATTCTAAGAAAGCAAGCAAATGTATGAATTTCAGCAACTAAATTGGCTAAATATTGGAACTGTAGTCCAACTTTTATCATATAGTTCTTGAACGGTACATATGATGGTATATAGATTAATGTTGACATTATCACATTGATATGCCAATAGGTTTTGGACTGATTTATTAGGAAGGTGTCGGCAGTGGCGTAGCCACCTTATAGGGAGGGGTGTCAAATGACATTCTTTTGCGGGAAAAATACACTGTGTGAGTAGGTAAAataatattatatgtatatatactatgtattgacttCCCTTAATTTTCTGCtttgtttacttttatatattttgacaccatTTAACGAAAATTCTGGCTCTGCCACTGAGTGTCGGGTGTAAGATTATACGCAACTACAATTGTACAGAAACACAgccaaattaaaggaaaaaatgtaaaaagtaaattataaagaattataaaaaataatacaaaaatatatacTTATAGATTTATACCTTATAGATAAGGGAGCTAGAGGCTCGCGTATGGGTTAAGAGTAACTTTAGTACTCCAAACCCTATATTTCtattaagaaattcattaaatatatataaaaagcaAATTCAGAGCCCGATTACTACCACATGATGTTGTTATGCTCAAATTTAGAACCCGTAAAGTCCAAATTCTAGCTCTGTCTCTGCTTATAGAATGGTGTTATATTGTCGGTTTGGTTAGATTTCGATATAAATCTTTTGTTTAGTTTAATACCAACCAAATTAAATATCAATAATTTCTCTAATATAAAAGTGAAAAAAAGTATTTAGGATTTCTCATTTTTCGTAAAGAGAGCAAAGGCAAAGTTTCAATTCCTTCTTGATAATTTTAagagaagaattaacccaaataatcGTTCATTTAttcgcttaaactaaaaatagtcagTGAAGGtataatatatacaaaatttatgtaTTATGTATGTATAATTATTTgtaattaatgtataatatatgtacatGGCTAAAAAAGGAAACAGTGAATATGTccagctatttgtgtaaagatcccattTTAAAAGTAGGTTAACATGTTGAAAAACTAACATGTTAACAATGGCTGGTCGTATAACCTTAATCAAATCAACATTTAATACTCTTTCCAACATGCAATTTATTACAACCCCAAAGAAAACTACTACTCTACTATAACGTTACCAACATAATTTTCTATGGGCACCACAACTCAACAAAGAAAATTACACCTTATTAAAAGAGATATCATTCAACGTCCTACAATATCCGGGGGATTGGGAGTCCACTAATAGCGTGGATATTATGGcggaattttcagaaaccactattgtttagtggctattaactttctatagctatcatatatataattattttttatagatACTATTTAGTTGTTACGGTAGTATATTCTCTGTATTcgtactgttgtattcatgaatacagcagcaaaaagcgcctaaaaatcAATGCAGTCcaactgtacgcgcatgtattaaCATGTATTCGCGTcgtgtattcatgaatacagcagtaaaATGCGCCTAAAATCatggcagtccagctgtacgcgcatgtattcacatgtattcgtgttgctgtattcatgaacacaacagcaaaaagcgcctaaaatcagggcagtccagttgtacgcacatgtattcacatgtatttgcgccatgtattcatgaatacagtaacaacAATCAcattaaaaataggtatgtccagctatctaataacggaaataatatcaattagtgttatacactcctaatataactcaacaaaatcaattctaacatgcATCGTTATCAATCCAATAAATTAGAATGatttttcagttgtatataacttttgtatttagtgtgtttcaatatttttttttactgttGCATTAATTAGATTCAATGTTTGTGTTTATTGTATTTGCTATTTTATATAGcgtgtattcaaatgtatttgtattaataatattttagttATACTTAATACATTGTATTACtgttgtattcagtatatttcattggttgtattcactgtatttctatttgtatttagtatattttactgtattttattatattttaaaattaaatgtattcatTGTTTATATTTGTTCTATTTTAATGTTTACAtttagtgtatttcaatgtttataTCCTATATTTGTGcatactatatatatagtatgCATGAATACAGTTTTATTCAGCTATATAAAAAAATACAGACCTTTGAAATAAATAAACacgagaaaaaatatatttatacaaaaatataatgtGTTTGAGTGAAATTTGTACagaatacaatgtatttgtatcattgtatgtgactaaaaagcaaagaagagaagaaagttcgtcggagaTGGCGTTTTCCTGCCAAGACTCCTTGTATCGCTTCACTGCCTCTTCCATTACAATTTACAACGCCTCCAATTCGACCGCTTCTTCCTCTTTTCTCTCGTACTTACCGCGCTAAGAATCCCTCTTTCTCTTCAATCTTTCCGTCGCCCAAGATATCTCCGCTTCCTTTTTTTATTATAGGTTTGCTTTCATGTTTCTGATTTTGAGATTTTGAGGCTTTCTTTCATAATTTATTTCTCTTTCGTGTATCTATGATTCATCTTCATCCTATTTTGCTcgaagagatagagagagagaaagaatttttttagagagagaatcgtgtgttaattgaaagaaagagagaggaaaaacataaatagcgtatttcatgccttatttcatgcatcaatggtagtatataccataaatacttattttgctataaaatataaaaggtagctatagaaaataatattttaaaataattttggtttataataaatagggtgtataccttgctctaggaggtaaaattttcttatttcaattctccaactcacggaaaaaaaaacaaaaatagccTGATTTACAGCTGCTAATTGAAAATTGAgcatagtttcaaaagtaatcgaaatttagccacttttttcATGAATCTTAATAAAACAcccttaaaaatccaaaaattccggcataatatgctggagtttgaattttttacatatgagattccaacATAATGTACTGAAATtttataatatgctggagttctaacataatatgttggaagtttttACGCAAGAGCTCCATAatctagcatattatgctagaacttttcGTGTTTTAGATAGGGTATTATTGTCAAAATTTTATCTCTGCATAAAAAGTgattatttttcaataactttacaTAACGACTATTTTTATTTATCAGCCCAAAAATTATCTAGCCCGTGTTATTTTGACCAAACTTACAGTGGGCATCCATACTTATCTCAAAATATGCTGCCCAGACCATCAATACCTCCTACTCTAATACTTGGAATGTCATAATGAAAGGATGGATATattgttgtgatgacccaaaatgtcatctttaaatttaataagtaattttatgttctaagaccttgaaaagcaccatttatcattcctcgacttgtatgtgcagtccgtacaattttccgaaaaagtttttatgtgaaaaatggattaaaatatgaaatagagctttaaaactcaactgagttgactttagtcaatattttgagcaaacggacctggatcagtattttaataatttcggtaggtccgtatcgtgatttgggacttgggcgtatgtccaaaatcgaattccgaggtccttagattgagatatggaattttgatgaaaaactaAAAGCttaaaagcttaataatttttaaaaaattactgatgttagatttattgacctcgggtccgtattttggtttcggagcccggtgtaggtccactataatatttatgacttgtctgccgaatttggtgagaatcggagttgatttgacatgattcagacgtctggttgtaaaaatataagttttaaaattttcttggaaatttcctttgatttggtgtccaattcgtagttcttggtgttattttggcgatttgattacgcgagcaagttcgtatgatattttaggacttgggtgcatgtttggtttggagccccaaagggctcgggttgatttcaggtggttaacagatcatttttcgACTTGGGAAAAACTgtagaaatctgcttctggtatccttcttcgcgttaaCGAGAGGgggctcgcattcgcgaagaagaaactagaGGCAGATGAAAattactctttgcgttcgcaaagagggGGCCACGTTCGTGAAGGCTTGAGGCGCGAAGCTACGCGATCgaagcctcgtgttcgcgaagggaaagaggctggccagaaaaattagccttcgcgttcgcgaagggcatctcgcgttcgcgaagagtaaaattagACAACACAAATTTGTACTTCACGAACGTGAGGCACtggccacgttcgcgaaggataaaAATTCCAGaagcagaacttaagttctggaaatggggtttctatccatttttagttcttttccatttttgagctcgggtaaggcgatttttgggcgatttttacggaaaaatatcggggtaagtattctttatcctatattgattatattttatgatttcatactcatttatatcatgaatccgtgaatttatggaagaaaaatcagatttttataaaatcttccaaaaatgaaaa
This region of Nicotiana tomentosiformis chromosome 4, ASM39032v3, whole genome shotgun sequence genomic DNA includes:
- the LOC104084684 gene encoding probable indole-3-pyruvate monooxygenase YUCCA11 — protein: MKQETVVLIVGAGPAGIATSACLNLKNIPNIVLEKDDCCASLWRKRSYDKLKLHLANQFCELPYMSFPPNSPTFVSKKGFLEYLDSYITNFSVNPLYQRAVESAFFNCVDGKWHVKAMNVEKSVVENYVASFLVVATGENGEGFIPKIEGLDGFGGTIIHSSEYGNGKNFEGKDVLVVGCGNSGMEIAYDLSNWGAQTSIIVRSPVHILTKEIVQMGMTLLKYIPCNIVDKTVMILSRLIYGDLSVLGLHRPNKGPFYLKKATGRSPVIDVGTVDQIKTGKIKVLPSIKKIKGNYVEFADSKMEQFDAMVFATGYKSTVTKWLKDDGVLFNENGMPKKRSPCHWKGEKSIYCAGFANAGLFGISSDAKNIAEDISTIFI